Proteins found in one Armatimonadota bacterium genomic segment:
- a CDS encoding quinone-dependent dihydroorotate dehydrogenase: protein MPLLESLAHRLLLGLPAETAHNLALKFISRGLSRDRQVRGGDLSHSLFGVRFPNPVGLAAGFDKDAVAVEGWKRLGFGFVELGTVTRHAQPGNPKPRMFRLKPQRALINRLGFNNHGADAMARNLEGKQAGIPLGVNIGKSKATPLDEAHADYAYSYSLLKRFADYVVVNVSSPNTPGLRELQDKDSLRKILETLKEIDPRKPLFVKIAPDLTPGGIEDVVAVSQEMDLTGIVCTNTTVSRDMLHLNPAIEGGLSGAPLTAMADEALRFTKECAGDSLKLIGVGGIMSASDARRKLELGADLVQVYTGWVYGGPGFVSELVGCLGEWDI from the coding sequence ATGCCTCTGCTCGAGAGCCTGGCGCACCGGTTGCTCCTCGGCCTGCCCGCCGAGACCGCGCACAATCTGGCTCTCAAGTTCATTTCGCGGGGCCTTTCTCGCGATCGTCAAGTCCGCGGCGGAGACCTCTCGCACTCACTGTTCGGGGTGCGCTTCCCCAACCCGGTCGGTCTCGCGGCGGGGTTCGACAAAGACGCCGTGGCCGTCGAGGGTTGGAAGAGGCTCGGCTTCGGATTCGTCGAGCTCGGCACGGTGACGCGACACGCTCAGCCGGGCAACCCCAAGCCTCGGATGTTCCGACTGAAGCCGCAGCGAGCGCTGATCAACCGGCTGGGGTTCAACAACCACGGCGCGGACGCGATGGCTCGGAACTTGGAGGGCAAACAGGCCGGGATACCGCTGGGCGTGAACATCGGCAAGTCGAAGGCGACCCCGCTCGACGAAGCGCACGCTGACTACGCGTATTCGTATTCGCTTCTGAAACGGTTCGCAGACTACGTTGTCGTCAACGTATCTTCGCCGAACACGCCGGGGTTGCGCGAGCTTCAGGACAAAGACTCCCTTCGCAAGATTCTGGAGACGCTCAAGGAGATCGACCCGCGCAAGCCGCTGTTCGTCAAGATCGCGCCCGACCTGACGCCCGGTGGGATTGAAGACGTTGTCGCGGTTTCGCAGGAGATGGACCTCACCGGCATCGTCTGCACCAACACGACGGTCTCGCGCGACATGCTCCATCTTAACCCAGCTATCGAAGGCGGCCTCTCCGGCGCCCCGCTGACAGCGATGGCCGACGAAGCGCTGCGGTTCACTAAGGAGTGCGCGGGCGACTCGCTGAAACTGATCGGAGTCGGCGGGATCATGAGCGCCTCTGACGCGCGCCGAAAACTAGAGCTCGGCGCTGACCTTGTGCAGGTCTACACCGGCTGGGTGTACGGCGGCCCGGGGTTCGTCTCTGAGCTAGTGGGCTGCCTGGGAGAATGGGACATATAG
- a CDS encoding carbohydrate ABC transporter permease codes for MPVVGKVGRRGARARFAMAVLYAVLSLAAITTLYPFLMMVSTGFKGPTDQDDNRIIPSFWTDDQELVEKYIDDKYAGDLSLISFSSAGADASADTVAKYDQLLLDLPPDLWLAGFRNAPNHITGRLTMRWQGWLREEYDGDIDALNSDYNEINGAFQTIAVPNELLERKGWRPSQDRKWEDWLRFKGSLPSEFRIPIRTTRIFQEFLRSKYGAQIDLVPASIRGEAAQFEQIPWDASSPEASEFEAEALPERFRTTNAEMLWAQISKEPMPTRAFDLATLNADRGQVRREMSSRNYRYVIDYIALHGGALWNTVIFCVLAVLTQLIVNPLAAYALSRFPMKATARILIFLLATMAFPAEVAMIPAFLLLKNMGLLNTFAALVLPTAANGYMIFLLKGFFDSLPREVFESGQIDGASESRMMLRLALPLSKPVLGYMALLAFMGAYGAFLHAFLVAQDREIWTLMVFIYQLQQIAPKSVMMAAVALAAIPSVLVFLAAQRVIMRGIVLPGER; via the coding sequence ATGCCGGTAGTCGGGAAAGTCGGACGGCGGGGGGCGCGGGCTCGGTTTGCGATGGCGGTGCTGTACGCGGTGCTGTCGCTGGCCGCGATCACTACGCTGTACCCGTTCCTGATGATGGTCTCGACCGGGTTCAAGGGGCCGACCGACCAGGACGACAACCGGATCATCCCGTCGTTCTGGACCGACGACCAGGAGCTGGTTGAGAAGTACATCGACGACAAGTACGCCGGCGACCTTTCGCTGATCTCGTTCTCAAGCGCCGGAGCCGACGCCTCAGCGGACACCGTCGCCAAGTACGATCAGCTTCTGCTTGACCTTCCTCCCGACCTCTGGCTGGCCGGGTTCCGCAACGCGCCGAACCACATCACCGGAAGGTTGACGATGCGCTGGCAGGGGTGGCTGCGCGAGGAGTACGACGGCGACATCGACGCGCTGAACTCGGACTACAACGAGATCAACGGCGCGTTCCAGACGATCGCCGTGCCGAACGAACTGCTGGAGAGAAAGGGGTGGCGCCCGAGCCAGGATCGGAAGTGGGAGGACTGGCTGCGGTTCAAGGGTTCTCTGCCGAGCGAGTTCCGAATCCCGATCCGAACCACGCGGATCTTCCAGGAGTTCCTGCGGTCCAAGTACGGCGCACAGATCGACCTCGTTCCAGCGAGCATTCGCGGAGAGGCCGCGCAGTTCGAGCAGATCCCGTGGGACGCCTCGTCGCCAGAAGCCTCTGAGTTCGAGGCAGAAGCGCTGCCTGAGAGATTCAGGACTACGAACGCCGAGATGCTCTGGGCACAAATCTCGAAGGAGCCGATGCCGACGCGGGCGTTCGACCTGGCGACGTTGAACGCCGATCGAGGCCAAGTCAGGCGAGAGATGTCCAGTCGCAACTACAGGTACGTGATCGACTACATCGCCCTGCACGGCGGCGCGCTGTGGAACACCGTGATCTTCTGCGTGCTCGCGGTGCTGACCCAGCTCATCGTCAACCCGCTGGCGGCGTACGCGCTCTCCCGGTTCCCGATGAAGGCGACCGCGCGGATTCTGATCTTCCTGCTGGCGACGATGGCGTTCCCGGCGGAGGTAGCGATGATCCCGGCGTTCCTGCTGCTGAAGAACATGGGGCTGCTCAACACGTTCGCGGCTCTGGTGCTGCCGACGGCGGCCAACGGGTATATGATCTTCCTGCTCAAGGGGTTCTTCGACTCGCTGCCGCGCGAGGTGTTCGAGAGCGGGCAGATCGACGGCGCGAGCGAGTCGCGCATGATGCTGCGCCTGGCGCTGCCGCTCAGCAAGCCGGTGCTCGGCTACATGGCGCTGCTGGCGTTCATGGGTGCGTACGGCGCGTTCCTGCACGCGTTCCTGGTCGCGCAGGACCGCGAGATCTGGACGCTGATGGTGTTCATCTACCAGCTCCAGCAGATCGCGCCGAAGTCGGTGATGATGGCTGCGGTCGCGTTGGCGGCGATCCCGTCGGTGCTGGTTTTCCTGGCCGCGCAGCGGGTGATCATGCGCGGGATCGTTCTGCCTGGGGAGAGATAG
- a CDS encoding type II toxin-antitoxin system PemK/MazF family toxin: protein MGRFVRGDIVVVPFPLKEGGEKRRPALILAEVAYGGSSDYLVCMISSQNDPNDQALIPIGHSDATGADFMANDPDGCSYIRPSHLWTMVDAVALRKLDSLSVEKTDQALDHVRSLLA from the coding sequence ATGGGCAGATTTGTAAGAGGCGATATTGTTGTCGTGCCGTTCCCGCTCAAAGAGGGTGGAGAAAAGCGGCGCCCAGCTCTCATTCTCGCTGAAGTTGCGTATGGCGGTTCGTCCGACTATTTGGTTTGCATGATCAGTTCGCAGAATGACCCCAATGACCAGGCATTGATTCCAATTGGGCACTCGGACGCGACCGGCGCGGATTTCATGGCGAACGATCCAGACGGTTGCAGTTACATCCGCCCCTCGCACCTGTGGACCATGGTTGATGCTGTAGCACTTCGCAAGCTCGACAGCTTATCGGTGGAGAAGACCGATCAGGCACTGGACCATGTCAGGTCGTTGCTTGCCTGA
- the tsaE gene encoding tRNA (adenosine(37)-N6)-threonylcarbamoyltransferase complex ATPase subunit type 1 TsaE: MSPVYLPDEAATRALGAKLASKLTAGDVVLVSGVLGAGKTTLVRGLLQALGHTEPVRSPTFNLIQIFDTDPPVMHADLFRVKSHTGIGIEDYLGTHLCLIEWPDRAKGLVEPSHSWRVELAFAEKGRTAVVEPPEL, from the coding sequence ATGTCTCCCGTCTACCTTCCCGACGAGGCCGCCACCCGCGCGCTCGGGGCCAAGCTCGCGAGCAAGCTGACGGCCGGAGACGTGGTACTCGTTTCCGGCGTGCTCGGTGCAGGGAAGACGACTCTCGTCCGCGGTCTCTTGCAGGCGCTCGGCCACACCGAGCCGGTGCGCTCGCCGACCTTCAACCTCATCCAGATCTTCGACACAGACCCGCCCGTGATGCACGCCGACCTTTTCCGCGTGAAATCGCACACCGGGATCGGGATCGAGGACTACCTGGGCACCCACCTCTGCTTGATCGAGTGGCCTGATCGCGCCAAGGGGCTGGTTGAGCCCTCGCATAGCTGGCGCGTCGAACTGGCGTTTGCTGAGAAGGGCAGGACAGCGGTTGTCGAACCGCCCGAATTGTGA